A DNA window from Parabacteroides johnsonii DSM 18315 contains the following coding sequences:
- a CDS encoding type I restriction enzyme HsdR N-terminal domain-containing protein → MLALNLPGFAPKVAEKDGKRTIFDPVRQKYVALTPEEWVRQHFVNYLITRKSYPKELLANEVLVKLNGTSKRCDTVAYNRFLEPLVIVEYKAPHINITNTVFDQIARYNMVLHVEYLIVSNGLNHYCCKIDYNNRTYTFLEEIPAYNEL, encoded by the coding sequence ATGCTTGCATTAAACTTACCTGGTTTCGCACCTAAAGTAGCAGAAAAAGATGGAAAGCGTACGATCTTCGATCCTGTACGGCAAAAATATGTGGCTCTCACTCCCGAAGAATGGGTACGTCAGCATTTTGTCAATTACCTGATCACCCGAAAAAGCTACCCGAAAGAACTACTGGCAAACGAAGTGCTGGTCAAGCTGAATGGAACATCCAAACGTTGCGACACGGTTGCTTACAACCGTTTTCTGGAACCTCTGGTCATCGTCGAGTACAAAGCCCCCCATATAAACATTACCAACACTGTTTTCGACCAGATAGCCCGTTATAACATGGTGCTACATGTCGAATACCTGATCGTCAGCAACGGCTTAAATCACTATTGCTGTAAAATTGACTATAATAACCGGACATATACTTTTTTGGAAGAAATACCTGCATACAACGAATTATAA
- the nqrF gene encoding NADH:ubiquinone reductase (Na(+)-transporting) subunit F, producing the protein MTLLMTTGSLTIAAGAVIFLVITLILVGALLAAKAKLVPSGNVDLKVNGEKDIETPIGSTLLAGLQSGGIFLSSACGGGGKCGQCRAQVLEGGGEILPTEKGFFSRKQIKEHWRLACQCKVKEDMVVQVPDEVFGVKEWECEVISNKNVATFIKEFIVALPKGEHMDFLPGSYAQIKIPAYSMDYNKDIDKALIGDEYLPAWEKFGLFTLKCKNDEPTIRAYSMANYPAEGDRIMLTVRIATPPFKPKPEVGFQDVMPGIASSYIFTLKPGDKVTMSGPYGDFHPIFDSKREMMWVGGGAGMAPLRAQIMHLTKTLKTTDRKMSYFYGARALNEVFYLEDFLEIEKEFPNFTFHLALDRPDPVADAAGVKYTAGFVHQVIYDTYLKDHEAPEDIEYYMCGPGPMSKAVENMLDNLGVPREMLHFDDFGA; encoded by the coding sequence ATGACTTTATTAATGACGACTGGCAGTCTTACAATCGCAGCAGGTGCCGTAATCTTCTTGGTGATTACGCTGATCCTGGTGGGTGCGTTGTTGGCGGCCAAAGCAAAATTGGTACCGTCAGGAAATGTAGACCTGAAGGTAAATGGAGAAAAAGATATTGAGACTCCTATAGGAAGCACTTTGCTGGCTGGTTTGCAGAGTGGTGGTATCTTCTTGTCTTCTGCTTGTGGTGGTGGTGGTAAATGTGGCCAGTGCCGTGCACAGGTATTAGAAGGAGGTGGAGAAATCCTGCCGACAGAAAAGGGCTTTTTCTCTCGCAAGCAGATTAAGGAACATTGGCGTCTGGCCTGTCAGTGCAAAGTGAAGGAAGATATGGTTGTTCAGGTTCCGGACGAAGTTTTCGGTGTAAAGGAATGGGAATGCGAAGTTATCTCCAACAAGAACGTGGCTACTTTCATCAAAGAGTTTATTGTGGCATTGCCTAAGGGTGAACACATGGACTTCTTGCCAGGTTCTTATGCACAGATCAAGATTCCGGCATACTCGATGGATTACAACAAGGATATCGATAAAGCCTTGATCGGCGATGAATATCTGCCGGCATGGGAAAAGTTCGGTTTGTTCACACTGAAATGTAAGAACGACGAGCCGACTATCCGTGCCTATTCTATGGCTAACTATCCTGCTGAAGGCGACCGTATTATGTTGACGGTTCGTATTGCAACCCCGCCGTTCAAGCCGAAACCCGAAGTGGGCTTCCAGGATGTGATGCCGGGTATCGCTTCTTCTTATATCTTTACCCTGAAACCGGGTGACAAGGTGACGATGAGTGGTCCTTACGGTGATTTCCATCCGATCTTCGATTCGAAGAGAGAGATGATGTGGGTCGGTGGTGGTGCCGGTATGGCTCCGCTTCGTGCTCAGATCATGCACCTGACGAAGACACTCAAGACTACGGACCGCAAGATGTCATATTTCTACGGTGCACGCGCCCTGAACGAAGTGTTCTATTTGGAAGACTTCCTGGAAATCGAAAAGGAATTCCCGAACTTCACATTCCATCTGGCGCTCGACCGTCCGGATCCTGTAGCCGATGCGGCAGGAGTGAAGTATACGGCCGGTTTCGTTCACCAGGTAATCTACGATACATACCTGAAGGATCACGAAGCTCCGGAAGATATCGAATACTACATGTGTGGTCCGGGCCCGATGTCAAAGGCTGTGGAAAATATGCTGGACAATCTGGGTGTGCCGCGTGAAATGTTGCATTTCGACGACTTCGGCGCATAA
- a CDS encoding NADH:ubiquinone reductase (Na(+)-transporting) subunit D, with the protein MGLLSEKNKEVLLGPLSVNNPVIVQMLGICSALAVTSKLEPAIVMGLSVTAVVAFANVIISLLRNTIPNRIRIIVQLVVVAALVTIVSEVLKAFAYDVNKQLSVFVGLIITNCILMGRLEAFALGNGPWESFLDGIGNGLGYALILVIVGFFRELLGSGTLLGFQVIPQAFYDFGYVNNGLMILPPMALIVIAVIIWVHRSRNKELQEN; encoded by the coding sequence ATGGGATTATTATCTGAAAAGAATAAAGAAGTTCTGTTAGGCCCGCTTAGCGTAAACAACCCGGTCATCGTCCAGATGTTGGGTATCTGCTCTGCGCTGGCTGTAACATCAAAACTGGAGCCGGCTATTGTAATGGGTCTTTCAGTAACGGCTGTTGTGGCTTTTGCCAACGTGATTATTTCACTGCTGCGTAATACGATTCCTAACCGTATCCGTATCATCGTGCAGTTGGTGGTGGTAGCAGCGTTGGTGACTATCGTGAGTGAAGTGCTGAAAGCGTTTGCTTATGACGTAAACAAACAGCTTTCCGTGTTTGTGGGTCTGATCATTACTAACTGTATCCTGATGGGACGTCTGGAAGCGTTTGCGCTGGGTAACGGCCCGTGGGAATCGTTCCTCGACGGTATCGGTAACGGCTTAGGTTATGCATTGATCCTGGTGATCGTCGGTTTCTTCCGCGAGCTTTTAGGTTCTGGTACGTTGCTGGGATTCCAGGTTATTCCGCAGGCATTCTATGACTTCGGTTATGTGAACAACGGTTTGATGATCCTGCCTCCAATGGCGTTGATCGTGATCGCCGTGATTATTTGGGTTCACCGTTCTCGTAACAAGGAACTTCAGGAAAATTAA
- the nqrC gene encoding NADH:ubiquinone reductase (Na(+)-transporting) subunit C codes for MAKYKCKVCGYIHEGNKAPDVCPVCGVPASEFEEIKDEAVAGKKKGLDRDSNVYTVVYASVMVVLVAVVLAFTSQSLRTFQQKNEENDKRQQILRSINVTVPANEAEAKYSELIKEAFLVNENGEKVEGDAFAADVVKAAAEHQYPVFVANVDGQTKYIMALHGAGLWGPLWGYLSVDGDKNTVYGADFSHQGETPGLGAEISKPEFSNEFKGKKLFVDGTFKSIAIVKPGKSVAGQDYVDGISGGTITSNGVGAMLFDSLSGYVKFLTSQN; via the coding sequence ATGGCAAAATATAAATGTAAAGTATGTGGATATATCCACGAAGGAAATAAAGCTCCGGATGTTTGTCCTGTATGTGGAGTTCCTGCTTCTGAATTCGAAGAGATCAAAGACGAGGCTGTTGCCGGCAAGAAAAAGGGACTGGATAGAGACAGTAACGTGTACACTGTTGTTTATGCTTCCGTAATGGTTGTTCTGGTCGCAGTTGTGTTGGCCTTTACTTCGCAATCGCTTAGAACTTTCCAGCAGAAAAACGAAGAAAACGACAAGAGACAGCAGATCCTGCGCTCTATCAACGTGACGGTTCCGGCCAATGAAGCCGAAGCCAAATATTCGGAATTGATCAAGGAAGCATTTCTGGTAAATGAAAACGGCGAAAAGGTAGAAGGCGATGCGTTTGCCGCCGATGTGGTAAAGGCTGCTGCCGAACACCAGTATCCGGTTTTTGTTGCAAATGTAGACGGTCAGACCAAATACATCATGGCTTTGCATGGTGCCGGTTTGTGGGGACCGCTGTGGGGGTATCTTTCTGTAGATGGCGATAAGAATACGGTTTATGGTGCCGACTTCAGCCATCAGGGTGAAACTCCGGGTCTGGGTGCCGAAATTTCAAAACCGGAATTTAGCAACGAATTCAAAGGAAAAAAACTGTTTGTGGATGGTACATTCAAGTCTATCGCAATCGTTAAGCCGGGTAAGAGCGTTGCCGGCCAGGATTATGTAGACGGTATTTCCGGAGGTACAATCACAAGTAATGGCGTTGGTGCGATGCTGTTCGACAGTTTGAGTGGTTATGTTAAATTTTTAACCTCACAAAATTAA
- the nqrE gene encoding NADH:ubiquinone reductase (Na(+)-transporting) subunit E has translation MEELLSTFVRSIFVDNMIFAYYLGMCSFLAVSKNVKTALGLGMAVTFILVCTLPINYMLENYVLKEGALQWLGAEFAGVNLSFLAFIIFIAIIASFTQLVEMVVEKFAPALYASLGIFLPLIAVNCAILGGSLFMQQKAFPNVGVATVYGLGSGIGWMLAIVGMAAIREKLAYSDIPKPLKGLGITFIITGLMGMAFMCFSGLKI, from the coding sequence ATGGAAGAATTATTAAGCACATTTGTCCGCTCGATCTTTGTAGACAACATGATTTTCGCATACTATCTGGGTATGTGCTCTTTCCTGGCTGTTTCCAAGAACGTAAAGACTGCTTTGGGATTAGGTATGGCTGTAACGTTCATCTTGGTATGTACGTTACCGATCAACTATATGCTTGAAAATTATGTATTGAAGGAAGGTGCTCTGCAATGGCTGGGTGCTGAATTCGCTGGTGTAAACCTGAGCTTCCTCGCTTTCATTATCTTTATCGCCATCATCGCCTCGTTTACGCAGCTGGTGGAAATGGTAGTGGAAAAGTTTGCTCCGGCCTTGTACGCTTCTCTGGGTATCTTTTTGCCGCTGATCGCTGTAAACTGCGCTATCCTGGGTGGTTCTCTGTTTATGCAACAAAAGGCATTTCCTAACGTAGGTGTTGCTACTGTTTATGGCTTAGGTTCTGGTATCGGTTGGATGCTGGCTATCGTCGGTATGGCTGCCATCCGTGAAAAGCTGGCATACTCGGATATCCCCAAACCATTGAAAGGTCTTGGTATTACCTTTATCATCACTGGTTTGATGGGGATGGCATTCATGTGCTTCTCAGGTCTTAAGATATAA
- a CDS encoding NADH:ubiquinone reductase (Na(+)-transporting) subunit B, whose translation MKALRNYLDKIKPNFEEGGKLAMFRSVFEGFETFLFVPSTTSKSGVHIHDYIDSKRTMTVVIIALLPALLFGMYNVGYQHNLAVGADPGFLMTFIFGFLAVLPKIIVSYVVGLGIEFAVAQVKKEEIQEGFLVSGILIPMIVPVDTPLWMIAVATAFAVVFAKEVFGGTGYNVFNVALVTRAFLFFAYPAAMSGDQVFVRTADTFGIGGGQVVDGFSGATPLGQVAIAGKELIGSFQAVDVLGNPMTTWDMFLGLIPGSIGETSVLAILIGAVILLFTKIASWKTMVSVFVGGAVMSLIFNMIGTTVAMCVSPLDHLFLGGFAFGAVFMATDPVTSARTETGKYIYGFLVGAMAIIIRALNPGYPEGMMLAILLMNVFAPLIDYYVVEANINRRLKRVIK comes from the coding sequence TTGAAAGCGTTAAGGAATTACCTCGACAAGATTAAGCCTAACTTTGAGGAAGGCGGAAAGCTGGCGATGTTCCGTTCTGTTTTTGAAGGTTTCGAAACATTCCTGTTTGTTCCGAGCACAACTTCCAAATCAGGCGTACACATTCATGACTATATTGACTCGAAGCGTACGATGACCGTGGTCATCATTGCTTTGTTGCCCGCTTTGCTTTTTGGTATGTACAATGTCGGTTATCAGCATAACCTTGCAGTAGGGGCTGATCCGGGATTTCTCATGACTTTTATTTTTGGTTTTCTGGCCGTATTGCCTAAAATCATTGTTTCGTATGTGGTAGGTCTGGGTATCGAGTTTGCTGTTGCCCAGGTGAAAAAGGAAGAAATCCAGGAAGGTTTTCTGGTTTCCGGTATCCTGATCCCGATGATCGTTCCTGTCGACACTCCGCTGTGGATGATTGCTGTAGCTACTGCATTCGCTGTTGTTTTTGCTAAGGAAGTGTTTGGTGGTACAGGTTATAATGTATTTAATGTAGCATTGGTTACACGTGCATTCCTGTTCTTCGCATATCCGGCAGCCATGTCCGGTGACCAGGTATTTGTTCGTACAGCTGACACGTTCGGCATTGGTGGCGGACAGGTGGTAGACGGTTTCTCGGGGGCTACTCCGCTGGGACAGGTTGCTATCGCAGGTAAAGAACTGATCGGTTCGTTCCAGGCTGTAGACGTGCTGGGTAACCCGATGACTACTTGGGATATGTTCTTAGGTCTGATTCCGGGTTCGATCGGCGAAACATCCGTATTGGCAATCCTGATCGGTGCGGTTATCCTTCTTTTCACAAAGATCGCAAGCTGGAAAACAATGGTTTCCGTATTTGTGGGTGGTGCGGTTATGTCGCTTATCTTTAATATGATCGGAACAACGGTGGCCATGTGCGTATCTCCGTTGGATCATTTGTTCTTGGGTGGTTTCGCATTTGGTGCTGTGTTTATGGCTACCGACCCTGTCACTTCTGCCCGTACGGAAACAGGTAAGTACATCTATGGTTTCTTAGTAGGGGCTATGGCTATCATTATCCGCGCATTGAATCCGGGTTATCCTGAAGGTATGATGCTCGCTATCCTGTTGATGAATGTATTTGCTCCGCTGATCGACTACTATGTAGTGGAAGCTAACATCAACCGCAGATTGAAACGTGTAATCAAATAA